One Belonocnema kinseyi isolate 2016_QV_RU_SX_M_011 chromosome 6, B_treatae_v1, whole genome shotgun sequence genomic region harbors:
- the LOC117175571 gene encoding uncharacterized protein LOC117175571 — MELRKWASNEPRVFSDLNHSTSERMIQSDKDPRTLGLFWKPEADELQYLVKEQEKQQITKRSQITIRLLCGKSRVALLKKISVPRLELQAALLLSQLTETENPADVISRGTEAEKLRDHDLWWKGSEWLSQPTANWLSPQMSYHVDTEPVLEELKCEHVLIVTSMNDFNLLERYSSLNKLVRITAYYLRFIARLKRNVKRRFVITKKVERSMIVDCPSATERSRAMNCLLKFAQARDFKAELKDNAESKQVSSRGRLYALNPFIDTAGLLRVGGRLINAPIAFEQKHPIILAPGNPLTLLIIAYEYNKLLHAGCQAVMSSLRTRYWPLSCKTIVKKFIKKCVKCFRAQPVSPEYTMGNSPSDRASPNRPFLTCGVDHAGPFFVVEKS, encoded by the exons ATGGAACTTCGGAAATGGGCCTCCAATGAACCACGAGTCTTCAGCGATTTAAATCATTCGACGTCAGAAAGAATGATTCAATCTGATAAGGATCCTAGGACTTTAGGATTGTTTTGGAAACCGGAAGCGGATGAGcttcaatatttggttaaagaacAGGAAAAACAACAAATAACGAAACGAA GTCAAATTACCATCAGATTATTATGCGGAAAGTCAAGAGTGGCACTACTAAAAAAAATCTCGGTACCTCGTCTTGAGCTCCAGGCTGCATTACTTCTCTCACAATTAACAGAGACA GAGAATCCAGCTGACGTTATCTCGCGTGGGACTGAAGCAGAAAAGCTACGAGATCACGATCTTTGGTGGAAAGGATCAGAATGGCTCTCGCAGCCAACGGCAAATTGGCTCTCTCCTCAAATGTCATATCACGTCGACACTGAACCTGTATTAGAAGAACTAAAATGCGAGCATGTTTTAATTGTAACGTCgatgaatgattttaatttacttgaacgCTATTCATCTCTTAACAAACTTGTTAGAATCACTGCGTATTATTTAAGGTTTATTGCACGTTTAAAAAGGAATGTAAAACGTCGATTTGTTATTACCAAGAAAGTAGAACGTTCAATGATCGTCGATTGTCCAAGTGCGACAGAACGATCAAGAGCAATGAATTGTCTCTTGAAGTTTGCTCAGGCACGAGATTTTAAAGCTGAGCTTAAAGACAATGCCGAGTCTAAGCAGGTTTCAAGCAGAGGCAGACTGTATGCATTGAATCCATTCATTGATACAGCTGGATTGCTCAGAGTGGGCGGTCGCCTAATTAATGCGCCTATAGCTTTCGAACAAAAACATCCTATCATCCTAGCACCAGGTAATCCCCTTACTCTACTTATAATTGCTTATGAATACAATAAATTATTGCACGCAGGATGCCAAGCAGTAATGTCATCGTTAAGGACACGATATTGGCCCTTATCATGTAAAACCATTGtaaaaaagtttatcaaaaaatgtgtgAAGTGCTTTAGGGCACAGCCAGTGAGTCCAGAATATACTATGGGAAATTCGCCATCTGATCGTGCCTCTCCGAATAGGCCATTTCTCACGTGTGGAGTTGATCATGCCGGTCCATTTTTTGTCGTCGAAAAATCATGA
- the LOC117175569 gene encoding uncharacterized protein LOC117175569, with product MVDDHSGLSNIQKFHYLNSALTGDAAPVIESLGVSDANYTLAWQGLLDRCEGSRSLVHFHVKALFDLPVITKVTFSALRQLIDDANNHLYALKSLGEETGCWDTLVVHLVITKLDFATKREWEKRLLSKRENSNLIEHKITFKDMITFLKNHCKYLHRVATEKPESDNLNNQKKPCTKTGNSKFSQRLTSHAATKKVCPFCQESHTLYSCEKLRALTVESRIDEVRKLHCCFNCLTPGHRNLQP from the coding sequence ATGGTAGATGATCATTCAGGACtttcaaatatccaaaaatttcattatttaaattctgcGCTAACAGGAGATGCTGCTCCTGTGATTGAATCATTAGGTGTCTCAGACGCAAACTATACTCTTGCATGGCAAGGTCTTTTGGATCGATGCGAAGGTTCTAGGTCACTTGTACATTTTCATGTTAAAGCACTTTTTGATTTACCTGTAATAACAAAGGTCACTTTTAGTGCTCTGAGACAGCTAATTGATGATGCGAACAATCATTTATACGCATTGAAATCGTTAGGAGAAGAAACTGGGTGTTGGGATACATTAGTTGTTCATTTGGTAATCACTAAATTAGATTTTGCGACAAAAAGAGAATGGGAGAAACGTTTACTTTCGAAGCGTGAGAATAGCAATTTGATTGAGCATAAAATAACGTTTAAAGACATGATTACGTTTCTAAAGAATCATTGTAAATATTTGCACCGTGTTGCTACTGAAAAGCCAGAATCAGATAATCTAAATAATCAAAAGAAGCCATGCACAAAAACGGGAAATTCGAAGTTTTCTCAGCGACTCACTTCTCACGCAGCTACTAAGAAAGTATGCCCTTTCTGCCAGGAATCTCATACACTATACAGTTGTGAAAAATTAAGGGCACTTACCGTAGAATCTAGGATCGATGAAGTTAGGAAATTGCATtgttgttttaattgtttaacccCTGGGCATCGAAATCTTCAACCATGA
- the LOC117175573 gene encoding uncharacterized protein LOC117175573, which translates to MSTNAFFNCLYRFVSCRGKCKIIHSDNGTNFVGARNELKELGELLRNCEFQESVTDFLANVQITWHMIPPHAPNFGGLWESAVKSAKKHLKIVIGETRLKFEELYTLLTQAEACLNSRPLSPISNEPNDIIPLTPGHFLMGDSLAAIPQHDLREICQTRLDRYQHIQFMLQHFWQRWQKEYLS; encoded by the coding sequence ATGAGCACGAACGCGTTTTTTAATTGTCTCTATCGATTTGTTTCTTGTCgaggaaaatgtaaaattatccATTCGGACAATGGAACTAATTTTGTGGGGGCTCGAAATGAATTGAAAGAATTAGGAGAACTTTTGCGAAATTGCGAATTTCAGGAGTCTGTCACAGATTTTTTAGCGAATGTACAAATTACTTGGCACATGATACCTCCCCATGCCCCAAATTTTGGTGGTCTTTGGGAAAGCGCCGTTAAGTCTGcgaaaaaacacttaaaaattgtaatagggGAAACGCGACTAAAATTCGAAGAATTGTATACTTTATTGACACAGGCCGAGGCATGTTTGAATTCTCGTCCCTTATCACCAATTTCCAATGAACCTAATGATATAATCCCATTAACTCCTGGTCATTTCCTTATGGGAGACTCATTAGCAGCAATCCCACAGCACGATTTGCGAGAAATTTGTCAAACCCGACTTGATCGCTACCAGCACATTCAGTTTATGTTACAGCACTTTTGGCAGCGATGGCAAAAGGAATACCTGAGTTAA
- the LOC117175570 gene encoding uncharacterized protein LOC117175570, whose product MPNIVMRRDDFEIPKELLLADPLFTETRPVDFLIGGGLFWNLMCVNEQQYKLRSNQPIFGIFWENENHSIKKMSSELNPLDDLEQHFLSITERDKDGRFIVTIPFKDEVNDLGESYTRAHKCLLALERKLSKQPELKKAYSEFMEDYENQEHMVLIPAREIKTDKVVNYLSHHAVLKEGSTTTKVRGVYNGSFPTSTGLSLNQVQRVGPVVQNDLISIVLRFRQHPIVISADIAQIADPSLHICHYGLTTVTYGTDPAPYLATRALRQIGEENKESYPVASEVIIRDFYVDNLLTGTSTVEEARQLKEEITKLLAAS is encoded by the exons ATGCCTAATATTGTCATGCGTAGAGatgattttgaaattccaaaagaaTTATTGTTAGCTGATCCTTTATTTACCGAAACACGACCAGTTGATTTCCTAATTGGGGGAGGATTGTTTTGGAATCTCATGTGTGTGAATGAACAACAGTACAAGCTTCGCAGCAATCAGCCGATATTTGGGATATTTTGGGAAAACGAGAatcattctataaaaaagatgTCTTCTGAGCTCAATCCACTGGACGATCTTGAACAGCACTTTCTGTCGATAACTGAACGAGATAAGGACGGACGATTCATTGTAACTATACCATTTAAGGATGAGGTTAATGATCTCGGTGAGTCCTACACTAGGGCACACAAATGCCTGCTTGCTTTGGAAAGGAAATTGAGTAAGCAGCCTGAATTGAAAAAAGCATATTCGGAATTTATGGAGGATTATGAGAATCAAGAACATATGGTTTTGATTCCAGCTAGAGAAATAAAAACTGACAAGGTTGTGAATTATCTATCTCACCATGCTGTCTTGAAGGAAGGAAGTACGACGACGAAGGTACGCGGTGTTTACAATGGATCATTCCCAACTTCTACCGGACTTTCTTTGAATCAAGTGCAGCGGGTTGGTCCCGTCGTTCAAAATGACCTCATTTCTATTGTACTGCGTTTTCGACAACATCCCATCGTTATATCTGCTGACATTGCACAGAT AGCAGACCCATCTCTGCATATTTGCCACTATGGCCTTACAACTGTCACATATGGGACCGATCCAGCTCCGTACTTAGCCACGCGAGCCTTGCGACAAATTGGAGAGGAAAACAAGGAGAGCTATCCTGTGGCCAGTGAAGTCATCATTCGCGATTTCTACGTGGATAACCTTCTCACTGGAACTTCTACTGTAGAGGAAGCAAGACAGCTGAAAGAGGAAATTACGAAGCTCCTTGCAGCATCATGA